Proteins encoded by one window of Salvia splendens isolate huo1 chromosome 7, SspV2, whole genome shotgun sequence:
- the LOC121810320 gene encoding uncharacterized protein LOC121810320, giving the protein MDSDDERFQEAVDLEFQNLVAAMQQEADEAEAAAAVAVPRPFYHRQYIDRNHAGADRRLMEDYFSENARYPTEIFRRRFRMSQQLFVHIATCLAQRFKCFNLRYDATGRPDLSTYQKYTVAIRQLAYAGPADMFDEYLQMGETTALQTLRQFCRGIKDIFKGEFLRKSTSDDCQSLIDMHGAVDMVEEVRNRRRGAAE; this is encoded by the coding sequence ATGGACTCCGACGATGAACGGTTCCAAGAAGCGgtagatctggagttccaaaacctGGTTGCAGCGATGCAACAGGAAGCTGacgaggcggaggcggcggccgCGGTAGCAGTCCCTCGGCCGTTCTATCATCGGCAGTATATCGACCGTAACCATGCCGGGGCTGACCGCCGGTTGATGGAAGACTACTTCAGTGAGAACGCCCGTTATCCGACAGAGATTTTCCGTCGGcgtttcagaatgtcgcaacaacTCTTCGTCCATATAGCGACGTGTTTGGCACAGCGGTTCAAGTGCTTCAACTTGCGATATGATGCCACCGGCCGACCCGACTTGTCGACATATCAGAAGTATACGGtggcaattaggcagcttgcaTATGCCGGTCCCGCTGACATGTTTGACGAATACCTGCAGATGGGCGAAACGACTGCCCTACAGACGTTGAGGCAGTTTTGTAGGGGCATTAAGGATATCTTCAAAggggagtttctacggaagTCAACGTCCGATGATTGCCAGAGTCTGATTGATATGCACGGGGCT
- the LOC121810241 gene encoding WRKY transcription factor 23-like, producing the protein MEDPFPSFWDHYSSSGCTLAEMLDYADEKSNSLGFMELLNMHDSAAFQEEEEHPNQNSKLQESLNAPQTPNCSSISSESSDRGLINKEEEDGDEEEDDNDQKKKTSKQLKAKKTNQKKKREQRFAFMTKSEVDHLEDGYRWRKYGQKAVKNSPFPRSYYRCTNPTCNVKKRVERSCTDPTIVVTTYEGQHTHPIPQSQRHHAPPPHPGFSTTQPNIHHQLINYSLLANGYMGGGGGAAKQLSFCSQPPALMANNGLLQDIVPWPAAKREEEEEEEQ; encoded by the exons ATGGAAGATCCGTTCCCGTCGTTCTGGGATCACTACTCATCGAGCGGTTGTACGTTGGCGGAGATGCTGGACTACGCCGATGAGAAGAGCAACTCATTAGGCTTCATGGAGCTGCTGAATATGCACGATTCCGCTGCTTTTcaagaggaggaggagcatcCCAATCAGAATTCCAAGCTGCAGGAGTCGTTGAATGCGCCGCAAACACCGAATTGCTCCTCCATTTCGTCGGAATCTAGCGACCGCGGGCTGATTAACAAGGAGGAGGAAGATGGagacgaagaagaagatgacAATGACCAGAAAAAGAAGACCAGCAAACA GTTGAAGGCGAAGAAGACGAaccagaagaagaagagagagcaGAGATTTGCTTTCATGACTAAAAGCGAGGTCGATCACTTGGAAGATGGATACAGATGGCGAAAGTACGGCCAAAAAGCTGTCAAAAACAGCCCTTTTCCTAg GAGCTACTACAGATGCACGAACCCGACGTGCAATGTGAAGAAGAGGGTGGAGAGATCCTGCACCGACCCCACCATTGTCGTGACCACATACGAGGGCCAGCACACGCATCCAATCCCCCAGTCGCAGCGCCATCACGCTCCGCCTCCCCATCCGGGATTCTCCACCACCCAGCCAAACATCCACCACCAACTGATAAACTACTCGCTTCTTGCCAACGGCTACATGGGCGGTGGCGGAGGAGCAGCGAAGCAGCTGAGCTTCTGCTCACAGCCGCCGGCTTTAATGGCGAACAATGGTCTTCTTCAAGACATTGTGCCATGGCCCGCGgctaagagagaagaagaagaagaagaagaacaatGA